TAGTAGAGTGCTGCAAACATTTGATGCTGGCCGACATCTGATGTGACGTAAGCATCGCCATCAGTTAATTTATGTAATGTTTCAATGACCTGTTGAGGCTTAATTCTATCTGATGACTTGTCGTAAGCTAAGCTATCTCGTTGACGCCACTGATTGATTTCTTCCCACCATTGGTTAATGGCTTCTTCGTCATTAGATTTTTGTGTTTCATCAAGTAGGTTGAGCATACTGTCGAGAATGTTTTCAGCAGAACCAACAATGGGAATATCGACACGCACCGTTTTAGAAATCGATGATGGATCGATATCAATATGTAAGATTTTTGCGTTAGGGCAATACTTTTCAACATTATTGGTTGTCCGATCATCAAAACGAACCCCAATACCAAATATTAAGTCACTATTATGCATTGCCATGTTAGCTTCATAGCGACCATGCATCCCTAGCATGCCTAGACATTGTGAGTGAGTGCCAGGAAATGCGCCTAATCCCATTAAGGTATTAATAACAGGAATATTGAGGCGTTCTGCAAGTTGTAGAATTTGCTTGTCGCACTCTGAGATAATTGCGCCACCGCCAACATATAATACGGGCTTTTTAGCAGCGAGAAGGGCGTGTAAGCCTCGGCGGATTTGGCCTTTATGCCCCGAGGTTGTTGGGCTGTAAGAGCGCATGTTTATGCTTTCTGGATAAACATATTCATGTAAAATTTCAGGATTTAAACAGTCTTTTGGTAAATCGACCACCACAGGACCTGGTCGACCTGTTGAGGCTATATAAAAGGCTTTTTTAATTATCTCAGGGATTTCCTGAGGATCCTTCACTAAAAAGCTGTGTTTAACGATTGGGCGTGAGATACCAATCATGTCACATTCTTGGAATGCATCATTGCCAATCAAGTTGCTATGAACTTGACCAGATAATACCACCATTGGAATGGAGTCCATGTAGGCAGTAGCGATTCCGGTAATGGCATTAGTTGCCCCCGGACCAGATGTTACAAGAACAACACCAACATCACCCGTGGCACGGGCATAACCATCAGCCATGTGTACAGCGGCTTGTTCGTGTCTTACAAGGATGTGTTCGACACCTGCAATTTCATGCAGTGCATCGTAGATATCGAGAACTGAGCCACCTGGGTAGCCAAAGATGTGTTTTACGCCTTCATCGATTAACGAGCGCACAATCATACTTGCGCCGGATAATTTTTCCATTGCTAAATCCTCTTAAGTTACCGTTGTGGGTAAACAGTATCTTGTTACAACGACGGTAATCGTTCTAAAAATGAAGTTTGAACGGTAATTCAAACTCGTCTATCTCAGTGGTCAATAACCACATAAGATAATGAACTTATTCAAGGTTGAAACTTTTCTAAGATTCAATGAAGTAAGATAATTTCATCATATTTATTTTTGGCGTTGATACAAGAGGATTTTAAAAATAGTTTGCTAAACTTGAATGAAATTCATGATTATTTAATAAAATTGATTGTTTAGTCATATTAACGAGATATAACCGTCAAAAATTACATTTTATTGAATAGTGTTAGAAGAAGTAACTTCGACTAGATTTGTCGTCGTAAGCAAATTCGTTGGTTGAAGCTTAACATTGTGAGGTCACGGCTTTATTTAAATTGGGCGTATTGGTTTTTGCCATTCTCTTTAGCGTGGTACATGGCGGTATCCGCTTGTTTAATGATTGCTTCCATTCTAAATTTAACTTTCTTGTGTAATGGCAGTTGCGGATGTCTAGAATATGAAAAACCAATACTGGCACTGACTTGTAATACTTGCTCTTTATAGTGGTAAGGTTGACTGATTGTTTTGCATAAGTTTTCAGAGATTTTCTCAATACTATTAATATGATTAATGTCATTAAGTAACACTGCGAATTCATCACCACCTAGGCGGCAAACGATGTCTGAATTACGCACCACATTTTTCATTCTTTTTGCTACTTCAATCAAAATAAAGTCACCCGCATCATGGCCGACATTGTCGTTTACGGCTTTAAAACCATCAAGGTCAATATACAGTAAACCAAAAAAGTGACTGTTTATATCAAGGTTATCTTCTCTTTTTGAGTGGCGTTTAGAACGGGTTTCTTGATCTAAAAACATTTTAAATAATCGGTCATCAAAAAAGGCCCGATTGGCCAGTTTTGTTAAAGTATCATGGTGCGCTTTATGGAACAGTTTACGCTCGCATTCCTTATGAATTAAGATATCACTCAATAAACGTTTATTTTTAAAAGATAAAAATATCACCAAAAGTGTAATCACTAACGCGACTTGTATTGAGAAACGAATAGTATTTTCAGCTTCACTGATTTGCTTCGACAAGGCGAGGTTACTTTCATGTATTCGAAGTTGTTGCTTGGTGACGAGAGCCTCTAATTCTTTTGTGAGCTCTTTGAGTGTCGGTGTGATGCTCTGCTTCATTAATTGACGATCGGCTCGCCAATTATTGCCTGCATGAATGTTAATCGCTTGAACAAGCGCTGCTTGATACGCCGCGGTATTTGCTTCAAATTCATCCAATAGGTCGAGTTGATCGTCATCCATTTCATAGCGACGTTTCTCTAATGCTTCAAATGATTGATTAACACCTGTTTTAAATAGCGCAATTTCATCTATGGTTGGCAATTGCCTAAAGGCCAGATAGTTTCTGACTTCACTGACGAGCATAATCCAGTTATACCTAAGGTCTTCAATCAAAGGTAAGATGCTTTGCTGTTCATTAATTGCAGTTGCCAGCAATAAGTCATTAACGATTTGATTCATATTGATGGCAATAGGCTCAAGTTTTGACGATGCGATCCCAATTGCAGGCATATTTTTATTGTTGTTTTGAGCTAACTCCAGCATTGATAAATTATGAGTTATGATTTTGTCTACTAACTGCCTAATTCGTAATAGTTGTTCAGAATCATCCAATTCGGGATTTAAGTTTGTTAAGTTAACCAGTTCAGTTAATGTGGAATTGATGTCATTTACCTTTTCCCTATATAGGTTCATGTTGTAATCATCTTTCTCAATGAGGTAATTCCCTAATACACTCAAACTATGGTAAAAATGTGAGGTTAATTGCATTGCGCTAAGCATTTTAGGTTGATATTGCGATGTTACTTTGGTGAGTTTTTCTTGGGTTGAAGAAAAGCTCACAAGTGAAACTAACGTGATAGAAAGTAGCACCAAGACAAGAACAATTGTGGCAGCGATGGCTTTTTGTTTGAGACTAAATCGAGTTAACATATTCATCATGGATTAATTTGTGCCACTGTAAAAATTTGAAAATATAAAGTCTCTATCTGCAACGTTTTGGTGACAACCAGCACATTGTTGCTTCACCGTTTTATTTTCACGGCTCCCCTTGAGCATTTGTTGCCCATTTACTGAAAATTGCATGTACTCCCAGTTTCCCCCTTCAGCGTCGTATCCTTGGGGGTGCTTAACCATTACTGTGATGGATTTGGGATCAGCAGGTTTGCCATTAAGCATTTGATAATTTTCTTTAATAAAAATGGTGCCAACTGGATAAGTGAAATACTCAGGCTGGTTATCTTCATCTTCTGGGTCGTCAAACCAGGCACTGAATTCTAGAAAGTTATTGCGATAAGTACGTTCTCCATGATTAGTGTAAATTACAACGAACTGTTCCCAATGCAAACCTGAGTGTTCAAAACCTGTCAGTCTACGCCATTGCTGTTGATAATTTTCTGAATCAGGAATGAGTTGCTGATCGAAGTTAAATAGATCGACTTGATAAGCTCGAGTGTTGTCTATTTCAGTTTGTGAAGCGACCCAAGTCGAAGTGGTAAGCGTCAACAATATTAGGGAAACCTTTATAAATTGATATGATTTCATGGCGGCCTACTTTTGATTAATGGTAAGAAGACCACGGACTTTACCTTTTTTGGTAATCTCAGCTGTCCAGATAGAACCTGATGTTAACTCGACGGTAAGTAAGTCATATTTGGGAATGCTAAAGACGACTTTGTTTGAGTCTGCTGGCACATTTTTGATGCTAAAGGTATATTCTTGTGTCCCTTTTTGAAATTCAAGAATTTGATGAAAGGGCGTATCTATTGCTGCTAGGTAAGTTCTCATTTTAGGGTGAATTTTACAGCCAACTCTCACGATACTGTTTCTATCCCAATCGACCTTTATTTTCTTTTCTCCTCCAGGCGACATTAATCCAACATCAAATTTTGCGGATTGACTTGTGTCATTGGCAAATACGTTGTGTTCAACATCATCTGAATTTTTAAAGGTCACTAGGTTACCCGCATTAACAACAGCCATCTTGCTAGTGAATTGTTTATCAACTTGATCGATAACCGGCGCATATTGGTCTGATTGACTTGCTGGCACATACACAATTCC
This window of the Shewanella goraebulensis genome carries:
- a CDS encoding GGDEF domain-containing protein: MMNMLTRFSLKQKAIAATIVLVLVLLSITLVSLVSFSSTQEKLTKVTSQYQPKMLSAMQLTSHFYHSLSVLGNYLIEKDDYNMNLYREKVNDINSTLTELVNLTNLNPELDDSEQLLRIRQLVDKIITHNLSMLELAQNNNKNMPAIGIASSKLEPIAINMNQIVNDLLLATAINEQQSILPLIEDLRYNWIMLVSEVRNYLAFRQLPTIDEIALFKTGVNQSFEALEKRRYEMDDDQLDLLDEFEANTAAYQAALVQAINIHAGNNWRADRQLMKQSITPTLKELTKELEALVTKQQLRIHESNLALSKQISEAENTIRFSIQVALVITLLVIFLSFKNKRLLSDILIHKECERKLFHKAHHDTLTKLANRAFFDDRLFKMFLDQETRSKRHSKREDNLDINSHFFGLLYIDLDGFKAVNDNVGHDAGDFILIEVAKRMKNVVRNSDIVCRLGGDEFAVLLNDINHINSIEKISENLCKTISQPYHYKEQVLQVSASIGFSYSRHPQLPLHKKVKFRMEAIIKQADTAMYHAKENGKNQYAQFK
- a CDS encoding acetolactate synthase 3 large subunit → MEKLSGASMIVRSLIDEGVKHIFGYPGGSVLDIYDALHEIAGVEHILVRHEQAAVHMADGYARATGDVGVVLVTSGPGATNAITGIATAYMDSIPMVVLSGQVHSNLIGNDAFQECDMIGISRPIVKHSFLVKDPQEIPEIIKKAFYIASTGRPGPVVVDLPKDCLNPEILHEYVYPESINMRSYSPTTSGHKGQIRRGLHALLAAKKPVLYVGGGAIISECDKQILQLAERLNIPVINTLMGLGAFPGTHSQCLGMLGMHGRYEANMAMHNSDLIFGIGVRFDDRTTNNVEKYCPNAKILHIDIDPSSISKTVRVDIPIVGSAENILDSMLNLLDETQKSNDEEAINQWWEEINQWRQRDSLAYDKSSDRIKPQQVIETLHKLTDGDAYVTSDVGQHQMFAALYYPFDKPRRWINSGGLGTMGFGLPAAMGVKMAMPDETVVCVTGDGSIQMNIQELSTALQYDTPVKIINLNNRFLGMVKQWQDMIYSGRHSHSYMDSVPNFAKIAEAYGHVGMTISDPNELESKLAEALAMKDKLVFVDISVDETEHVYPMLIRGESMKDMWLSKTERS
- a CDS encoding cytochrome P460 family protein, whose protein sequence is MLTLTTSTWVASQTEIDNTRAYQVDLFNFDQQLIPDSENYQQQWRRLTGFEHSGLHWEQFVVIYTNHGERTYRNNFLEFSAWFDDPEDEDNQPEYFTYPVGTIFIKENYQMLNGKPADPKSITVMVKHPQGYDAEGGNWEYMQFSVNGQQMLKGSRENKTVKQQCAGCHQNVADRDFIFSNFYSGTN
- a CDS encoding cupredoxin domain-containing protein, with the translated sequence MEMNPSKTTMTKYLLTILLANILALPAAYATEITGTISFIKKPPMVGIVYVPASQSDQYAPVIDQVDKQFTSKMAVVNAGNLVTFKNSDDVEHNVFANDTSQSAKFDVGLMSPGGEKKIKVDWDRNSIVRVGCKIHPKMRTYLAAIDTPFHQILEFQKGTQEYTFSIKNVPADSNKVVFSIPKYDLLTVELTSGSIWTAEITKKGKVRGLLTINQK